The following are encoded in a window of Psilocybe cubensis strain MGC-MH-2018 chromosome 4, whole genome shotgun sequence genomic DNA:
- a CDS encoding Pyranose dehydrogenase 3, which yields MTCHIVDDMFYTRGSQDDFDRWANVTGDSGWSWNSLIPYILKSEKWTPPVDGHDTHGQFDPTVHGFNGMVSTSLPDTRWQIIASNVSEVPKELPSVFPFVKDMNSGKPLGLGWVQTTTGEGERSSSATAYLSNQFTSRKNLHVLVNTKVTRIIGNSRGFFTGVEIAGSSQILKTTKEIILSAGAINTPQILLNSGIGDMNQLNKLNIRTILDLPSVGQNFTDHPRIVINLATNTKLQDLALNEWNHTRTGPYSGPTGTFIAWSRLPSDFPLLKGRGDSSAGPNSPHMELIPVIPSSVESVPGATGSMSIVVVSPKSRGSVTLNTSNPLGNPKIDPGFFTDPEGFDIATAIEAVKLTQTFYAAPIWKDYIIERTGPPANATDAEIGDFLRNSVVTIFHGASTAAMSPKGAKYGVVDPDLRVKGASGLRVVDASVM from the exons ATGACTTGCCACATCGTAGACGATATGTTTTATACTCGAGGCTCGCAGGACGACTTCGATAGGTGGGCAAATGTCACTGGAGATTCCGGTTGGTCCTGGAATAGTCTTATACCGTATATTTTAAAG AGCGAGAAATGGACACCCCCAGTTGATGGTCATGATACTCACGGACAGTTCGATCCGACGGTTCATGGATTCAACGGTATGGTGTCCACCAGCTTACCTGATACGAGGTGGCAAATAATTGCATCGAACGTCAGTGAGGTTCCCAAGGAACTTCCTTCAGTCTTTCCTTTCGTCAAAGATATGAACAGTGGAAAGCCGCTTGGGCTAG GGTGGGTCCAAACTACCACTGGTGAAGGAGAGAGGAGCAGTTCTGCAACTGCCTATCTTTCAAATCAGTTTACAAGCAGAAAAAATCTGCACGTCCTTGTGAACACGAAAGTAACGCGTATCATAGGGAATTCTAGAGGATTTTTTACAGGTGTCGAGATAGCTG GCTCTTCCCAGATTCTCAAGACCACCAAGGAAATTATATTGTCAGCTGGAGCAATCAACACACCCCAGATACTCCTGAATTCTGGAATTGGTGACATGAATCAACTCAATAAGCTCAATATCCGGACCATTCTAGACCTTCCAAGTGTAGGTCAAAACTTTACTGACCATCCGCGCATCGTGATAAA CCTGGCCACAAATACAAAGCTGCAGGATCTCGCTTTGAACGAATGGAACCACACCAGGACCGGCCCATATAGTGGTCCTACAGGAACCTTTATTGCATGGTCGCGCCTTCCCTCGGACTTTCCTCTTTTGAAAGGGAGAGGGGATTCATCAGCAGGCCCTAACTCTCCTCACATGGAGCTCATTCCGGTA ATTCCGTCTTCTGTTGAATCTGTTCCCGGTGCGACTGGTAGTATGTCGATAGTGGTGGTGTCCCCAAAGTCTC GTGGCTCCGTGACGCTGAATACAAGTAATCCGTTGGGAAACCCCAAAATTGATCCTGGTTTTTTCACGGACCCAGAGGGATTTGACATTGCCACTGCAATCGAAGCAGTGAAGCTCACGCAAACTTTCTACGCTGCGCCGATCTGGAAGGACTACATCATTGAACGAACAGGTCCACCAGCAAATGCGACTGATGCGGAAATCGGTGACTTCCTTCGCAACTCAGTGGTGACTATTTTCCATGGAGCAAGTACGGCAGCTATGTCCCCCAAGGGTGCGAAGTATGGGGTAGTTGATCCCGATTTGCGCGTTAAAGGTGCATCGGGACTGCGAGTGGTTGACGCGTCTGTCATG
- a CDS encoding Pre-rRNA-processing protein TSR2, with protein sequence MDTSSQQSVPPPSSVLFARGVISRLAIWPILRVAVQENWGGPDAAAKRTWLASVIVDAFEEQTPTPDDQYVEEMILQIMEDEFEAVVEDGSAESVAQDIVRLWDESKVGTQDLVLKFEQLADGLKGKKTEVQVQVADGEEEWSDEDGDDDEAGDEAPQLLEHPIPKASKEPEIDEDGFTLVKGKGRR encoded by the coding sequence ATGGACACATCCTCTCAACAAAGTGTGCCACCTCCATCGTCTGTTTTGTTTGCTCGTGGGGTGATTTCCAGGCTTGCAATATGGCCTATATTGCGAGTAGCAGTCCAAGAAAATTGGGGAGGACCTGATGCAGCTGCTAAGCGGACCTGGTTAGCGTCAGTGATCGTGGACGCATTCGAAGAACAGACACCCACACCCGATGATCAATACGTGGAAGAAATGATTCTACAGATTATGGAGGATGAATTTGAAGCCGTGGTAGAAGACGGAAGCGCGGAGAGCGTCGCTCAAGATATCGTTCGTTTGTGGGACGAAAGCAAAGTTGGAACACAAGATCTCGTTCTCAAGTTCGAGCAGCTTGCAGATGGGctcaaaggaaagaagacgGAGGTTCAGGTGCAGGTTGcggatggagaagaagagtggTCAGACGAAGACggcgatgacgacgaagctggcgATGAGGCACCGCAACTACTGGAGCATCCTATACCAAAAGCATCGAAAGAGCCGGAGATCGATGAAGACGGATTTACATTGGTGAAAGGAAAGGGCCGTAGATGA
- a CDS encoding Polynucleotide 5'-hydroxyl-kinase GRC3, with amino-acid sequence MLSAVAARKAALAAQAERQTLESPTPSGSGSTTPAPSRSETPKRKSTVQKSRSATKKIKKSQPKSMPQQTTTADAFRDQTDIIVVQSEDDGSDDAMSGLEEFDEGPSDRNGGASTRRAWSPSQPVADSSDEDSVDDEAENANPLDISTLFPHLSHPKQVPTDDNVLSTFEPVLDENVFILTEDECHQLGLEGNATLVGLDADDSVCVLGTCSLVVLHGSINLLGATISSSTVKHRVYAPRSAPLPVIRPGKETGSMVHADKFPPRLRDALQHKAIIALHELKTDVVGLGRICRTFEGVFEPSRWQKSSIEAPFDIPGLYMIRQQSRECHAFWMPPSWSKALDMLSPNDNMICGTYIIKGPKNSGKSTFARTLTNHLLSTYKRVAFLECDLGQSEFTPGGMVSLNVISSPILGPPFTHPTLPNRAHFIGSTTPRSSPSHYLDAVLSLIQAYRLDIQTPTLDFDDSEDETLISDVIPIVVNTMGWSKGLGFDLTQKIESLLEPTDIFDIHTPVREEYPTSIAPVGIGGHNNGYGAYHDQSTMDATTARVHVLDAVVSSSSAAGYTPADHRAINILSYFHARFPIDAVPGGFNQVNATEWDVSRPLCAQLPYKVDCSVAFDKIVLTGAGSEDVVEEEIARVLNGAIVGFIKCDPGAIDVDIGAQSSRDAPPNDIPYTRQFSPPSPLSSECVGLGLIRGVSSPSPAITSTDHASPEGLSKTYLHILTPLPHTLLAQTRVLVKGEMELPVWGMLDFRNFEGKDVDMGDVVGVERDNVPYLQWGKAPDGALGAEKRRVRRNLMRRGQM; translated from the exons ATGTTGAGCGCTGTAGCAGCACGAAAAGCGGCCCTTGCTGCACAAGCGGAACGACAAACACTAGAGTCTCCGACGCCGTCCGGCTCAGGATCTACCACTCCAGCTCCATCTAGGAGTGAAACACCGAAACGCAAGTCCACCGTGCAAAAGTCGCGTTCAGCAACTAAAAAGATTAAGAAATCGCAGCCGAAAAGCATGCCGCAACAAACGACGACGGCTGACGCGTTCAGGGATCAGACGGATATCATCGTAGTTCAGTCGGAAGACGACGGGTCGGATGATGCAATGAGCGGACTGGAAGAGTTTGATGAGGGCCCTTCGGATAGAAATGGGGGAGCATCGACAAGAAGGGCGTGGTCTCCCAGTCAACCTGTGGCGGATTCATCGGACGAAGATTCTGTCGACGACGAGGCGGAAAATGCAAACCCTTTGGACATATCGACTCTGTTCCCCCATCTCTCACATCCGAAACAAGTCCCCACCGATGACAATGTACTGTCAACATTCGAGCCTGTTCTGGATGAAAATGTGTTTATCTTGACAGAAGATGAATGCCATCAACTAGGGTTGGAAGGAAATGCTACACTTGTTGGTCTGGATGCCGATGATTCCGTCTGCGTGCTAGGAACGTGTAGCCTGGTGGTTCTCCATGGTTCAATAAACCTGCTTGGTGCCACCATCTCTAGTTCAACCGTCAAACACCGTGTCTATGCTCCACGTTCTGCCCCGCTTCCTGTTATTCGTCCTGGGAAAGAGACAGGTTCGATGGTTCATGCTGACAAGTTTCCACCTCGGCTTCGCGATGCTCTCCAGCACAAGGCAATCATAGCTCTTCATGAGCTCAAAACAGATGTCGTTGGCCTGGGACGCATTTGCCGAACATTTGAAGGAGTCTTCGAACCCTCCAGATGGCAGAAGAGTAGTATTGAGGCCCCGTTCGACATACCTGGGCTTTACATG ATTCGCCAACAATCCAGAGAGTGTCATGCGTTCTGGATGCCACCTTCATGGTCTAAGGCTTTGGATATGCTCTCTCCCAATGATAATATGATTTGTGGGACTTATATCATCAAAGGCCCCAAAAATAGCGGCAAGAGTACATTTGCTCGAACATTGACAAATCATTTACTTTCCAC ATATAAACGAGTCGCTTTTCTCGAATGTGATCTCGGTCAATCCGAGTTTACTCCTGGCGGCATGGTTTCATTGAACGTCATTTCATCACCAATACTTG GGCCACCTTTCACGCATCCGACACTGCCAAACCGTGCTCATTTTATAGGTTCAACGACTCCCCGTTCATCACCCTCGCACTATCTGGACGCAGTTCTTTCACTAATACAAGCGTATCGACTCGATATTCAAACACCTACACTTGATTTTGACGACAGTGAAGATGAAACCCTGATATCAGACGTTATTCCCATAGTGGTGAACACCATGGGCTGGTCCAAAGGTCTAGGATTTGACCTGACGCAGAAAATTGAATCCTTGCTGGAGCCGACAGACATCTTCGATATCCACACACCAGTAAGGGAGGAGTACCCGACATCAATCGCTCCAGTAGGTATTGGGGGTCACAACAATGGCTATGGCGCCTATCACGACCAGTCCACTATGGATGCAACGACTGCACGCGTTCATGTGCTCGATGCCGTTgtgtcctcctcctccgctgCCGGGTATACACCCGCAGACCATCGCGCGATCAATATTCTATCTTATTTTCATGCTCGGTTCCCCATTGACGCCGTCCCTGGCGGGTTCAATCAAGTAAATGCCACTGAGTGGGATGTGTCAAGGCCTCTCTGCGCACAACTTCCGTATAAGGTCGATTGTAGCGTCGCATTTGATAAAATCGTCCTCACTGGAGCTGGCAGTGAAGACGTCGTCGAAGAAGAGATCGCCCGGGTACTGAACGGAGCCATTGTAGGATTCATCAAGTGCGACCCAGGGGCGATTGATGTTGACATCGGAGCTCAGAGCTCAAGAGATGCACCCCCCAATGATATTCCATACACTCGCCAGTTCAGCCCCCCATCACCTCTCTCGTCAGAGTGTGTTGGCCTAGGTCTTATACGCGGCGtgtcgtcgccgtcgccCGCGATTACATCCACGGACCATGCATCGCCAGAGGGACTCTCCAAGACTTACCTGCACATACTCACCCCTCTTCCCCATACTCTCCTCGCGCAAACCCGTGTATTAGTCAAGGGCGAAATGGAGCTTCCTGTTTGGGGAATGCTGGATTTCCGAAACTTCGAAGGCAAGGATGTAGACATGGGGGATGTGGTGGGCGTCGAGCGGGATAACGTCCCGTACTTGCAGTGGGGAAAGGCGCCGGATGGTGCTCTCGGAGCAGAGAAACGGCGGGTGCGAAGGAATCTGATGAGGAGAGGTCAGATGTAA